In Methanohalobium evestigatum Z-7303, the DNA window AAGATTACGATATACCCCATGAAAATGATTATGTTACTGAAAGTGAAGATAATTTAGCTTTGGGTATATCTAATAATGTAAACATACAAACCGATAAACAAGAACCAATAATATCAAGTTGCAGAGTTTGTAATCTTTTAAAAACTGATCTGTTTAATGAAAAACAGATAAATGATTGGTTCAAAGAAGTCTATTCAGACCCTGAAAACCAACCAAGTATCAGGATGCTGGTTGACGAATTCAACAATAAAATATTAACAAACTTATTCCAGGAAAAATATCCCGAAGAAGACCTGGTATTTGATATCGACAAATTCAGAAAATACATCGAAGTCTATAGTATAAATACACTTGAGACTATAGACAGAGAAACCTGGGATATAGGCGATGCAATTGCAAGGAAGCATAACATAGATGTTTTAGAGTTTTCCACAGCTTTTATAAATAAATACGATATTAAAAAACATCTCCAGTGCCTTGGGTTCAATTTAAATGATGATAATAAATACCAGAAATATGTAAATGACTTGAAAAAAGGGTTTGACTTTAGCCAAAACGTAGCCAACAAAGCATTGGAGAGGGCTTTAAACCGAAAATTAGTTAGTGGTAATTTTAAAGCTGAAACAATTATAATTTGTGAAGATTGTGGTAAAGAACTCCGTGTCTCTGACCTGCTAAAAAACGGTCACAATTGCTCGAATCAGAGATGATAATATGATTGATGCTTTAAGAGTTTTAGACGTATTGAAGATTTTTAAAATACTTTCACCGACAAGGATTAAGGAGTTTTCAGGGCTTACGAATACAAGATCCAAACAGGAGATAAATGACTTAGAAAATCTAGGGTTAATAGAACTCTCTCCTCAATCGACACCTCACGACAAAGAATTTAAACTAACTGACTTTGGATTGAAGATTTACACAAATTTTAGAGAGTTTAATTATGAGTATTTCAAGGTTTCAGTTAATACACTCAAAAAAAATGAGCGAAAAAAAGCAAAAACAATAATCGATACATTAGAAGACCAGGGAGCTAGTTTTGACTATTTACGTAAAATAACCGGTCTTCCATTCCTTGACCTGAAACTCTACCTGATATTTTTAATCTATCGAGAATATGTCGATAGAAAACTTATCGGTGGAGATTTAGTGTACTATACAACCACTGAAAAATCTAACAAATTTTCTAGCCATGGTTAATAATCAACCAGCTAAGCAGGAGTCGCCTTCCAAAAGGTAAGAGTGGTTGATTTAACAATTGCCTGAATACCAAATAGCTTCAGAAAAAAATCAAACCAAAAAAGTTTGTTGTGTTAACTGCCCTGACTTCTGGAAGGGTACTTCTATTTTATGGCTTTCTATACCACTACATTCGTTAACCATCAGCTACCAATGACTAATTTTCCTAATATAGCTGATTTATAGTCAATAACTCAATTGTTACTTATAATTATATTAACAAACGATGAAATATATTGCAAATTAATAACAAATAATCTGTGCTCAGCTATAATTTTATCCAGGTGAACTACCACTTGGCTAAAGACCAAGTGGCTCCTTAAATTAAAAATTTAAGGATAACTTTAAATCTATGATTTAAAGTGCTTCCTGTTTCATCCTTTTCCCTTATGGGAACAAGTCCACAGGCTCTACCCCTCATCCCGAAGGTGAATTGATGCCTATTAGATTCTGTCTATCCAACGCGAATTTTTTGATGTTAACTGATGCGTTGATGTCCCTATCATGTTCCGTTTTACAGTCAGGACATTCCCATTCTCTGTCTTTAAGTTCTAAATCCTGATGATAATATCCACATACATGACAGATTTTGCTTGATGGGTCGAATCGTCCTATCTTGATAATATTTTTACCGTACCATTCTGCTTTATACTCTAATTTCTGAACAAAACTACTCCATGAAGCATCAGTTATATGTTGTGCCAGATTATGATTTTTCAGCAGTCCTTTTACATTCAAACATTCCAGTGCTACAGCTTGGTTCTCGCTTATCAACCTGGAACTTAACTTATGCTGGAAATCTTCTCTCTGATTAGCAATTTTCTCATGATATTTTGCTATTTGATGTTTTAGTTTCCTGTAATTGTTAGAACCTTTCTTTTTTCTGCTGAGCCTTTTCTGTAATACCTTCAATCTTTCAATTGAATTTTTCAGGTATCTTGGATTATCGATTTTTTCACCGTCGGATGTAACAGCGAAATCCTTGATTCCTACATCGACTCCTACTGTATTAACTTCGTCGAACTTCTGTTTTTGTGGTAATTGTTTGTCGTCATCGACTAAAATACTGATATAATATTTTCCTGTCGGTGTTCTTGTTATAGTTGCAGTCCTTTGTTTACCATCAAAACTTCTATGCAGCCTGGTTTTTATCCAGCCGATTTTAGGTATGTATACTTTATTATTACCAAAATCGACTTTATAATACTGAGGAACAGAAAACGATTGAACAGGGTTTTTCTTGGATTTAAACTTTGGAAAACCTGATTTTTCTCTGAAAAACTTGGTAAAAGCATTTTCCAGGTTAAGAGTAGCTCCCTGTAATGATTGTGAGTTAATTTCATTCAACCATTCATGATCTTCTTTTAATACCCTTATCTGTTTGTTCAATTCAAATCTTGATATTGCTTTACCATCCTGCTCATAAGATTTGAGTTTGTTCTCCAATGCCCAGTTGTATATGAACCTACAAGCTCCTATATGTTTTGCGATTAACTCCTGTTGGATTTGGTTTGGATACATACGATACTTGTAGGCTTTTAACATATTACAGTAATTAGAATTTAACATTATTTATATGTTACGTTATATATTGGACGGTATTCAGCCCTGATGCTGAAGACATCAGGGTTTTCTACCTTCTGTTACTATAAAAAAGATTAGGACTTTGTTTTTATTTTTTATAAAATGTAAAATATACCCCAATTTTTATATAAATTCAAATCATTAAATTTTATATGTGTAACAATGTTTCAGAACTATGTCAAATTCAATAATTGTGATTATGTAACTAGCATGATAACACAGACACAAAAAGTTACGCAATTAATGGTTCTCAGACTGTTTTATCAGTTAAAACTAAACAACTTTGGTGGGAGCCGATTTATAACAAGTAAAAATATTTTAACCGAGGTTTAAACTAAAATATGAAAGGAATTAAAAACATAGCAAAATTTGCAACATTTCTAATGATAATGATTGCTGTCACAGGAATGGCAGCAGGAAATACTACAAGCATATCTCCAGAAAATAAAGTAGTAAATAGTAGTACAAATATCAACTATGAAGTAGGAAACACCACAAGTAATTCAGGAAACATATCAGTAATCCTAGACAAGGACGGAGATGGTTATTACAATAGTAGTGATGATCGAATAAGCTCAAATAGTTCCTTTAGTACAAGTCCAGTAGACATATCTGTAAATGTTCCTGATTGGACAGATGGTGAATATGATGTATATGCATACGACAGCGCCACAGTCAATGATGGTGATGACTTAAGTAACAATGCAAATATTAGTACCACCTTGACAATTGATGATGACAATCCTAGTGTAAGCTCGATAACGACACCAATCTACACAAAATCGAGTGAAGATGTACCCGTTGAATTCACATATACAGAAGATAATCCATCAAGTGTAGATATAATTATAGGTTCCAACACAGAAAGCTTTACACTATCTACAAGTGGTTCATCAGAAACTAAAACATTTAGTTCAACTAATTTACCATCATCCGAAGGGAAATATAATATAACCGTAAAAATAACCGATCAAGCAGGAAATACTGGAAATAAAAAATGTGAAAACGAGGTTACTGTAGATGATACCAAACCAAGTGTAACCAACGTCCAGATAACAGATGTAACCGATGATAATGGATTCGTTAAGAGTGGTGACACTGTCAAAATCGAGGCAAATATAATAGATAACTTCAATGATCCACTCCAAAGTAAATACACAACAAAAGATATGTTTGGTTCTGGAACAATAGACCTCAATTATGATAGTGGCGACACATATAATGCAACATTTACAGTTGACTCTGGTGCAAATGACGGTGAAGAATCACTAACAATAAACGCAACTGATAAAGCAGGCAACTCAAATGATACTGAAACATCAGGTACGCTTACAATTGATACCACTGAACCAACACTCGAGGATGCAGAAAGTGTAGACAAAACCACCATCAATGTAACACTATCCGATGATGGTAGCGGAATCAATAAATCATCTATAGATACAAATGATTTCGATTTATCATATGGAAATATTGGATTAGTAAATTCAACAAACGTAACTGATGGTGCAACAAGCCAACAAATTATTCAAATAGAACTCAGGGATCCAGTAGATTCCGAATCAGTAGATGTCGTGCTTAATTCAAGCAATGACGGAATTAAAGATAAAGCTGGAAACAGTAACAATTCAGGTTCAGTAACCGTAACAGGAATGGACAGTGTTGCACCAACACTAGACCATGCATCCAAAATAAATGCTACGAAAATAAAAGTTCAACTTTCAGATTCTGGAAGTGGTATTGATAACAGCACAATCAGTTCCAGTGACTTTGCATTAAGTACAGGAACAATTTCAAGCATAGATAAATCCAGCATTTCTGATGGTGACAGCGATGTAGACCTAATTTTGATTCTTGATAGTCCTGTGAACAGTGATACTGTTACAGTTAGTTTACAAAACGATGGGGTTGCTGATATAAGCGGTAACTACCAGACAAGTGGTTCTGAAGAAGTATCTGGTATGGATGGTGTTGCACCAACTATTAGTGACTATAAGGTTGTGAATCCAAACAAAGATAACAGAAACTTGACTATCGAATTCAACTCTACAGAGAAATTGACTAATATAACTGCAGATATAAAAACAGATGATGGAAGTCCAATAACTACTATAAACGAAAGCAATTTCAATGAATTTACATCTGAATCAAATTATACCTACAACGCGACTTATGAATTCAGTTCTGATGGTTGGTACAAAGTTGAGTTAGTTACAGCAAATGATAGCAATGATAATAACGGTTCAAGTGGAGATGAATATATAAGTGGTGCTGTTGTAGATACAACAAAACCTGTGATTGATAGTGTTACTCCGAACAATACTATGGTCACAGATGACCAAAAAGTAATTTCATTCAACGTTTCCGATACCTACCCATTGAAACTTAGTGTTAAAATCGGCAACGAAACAAACCTAACAAAATACGGAAATAATAGTACAGTAACACCAACTGATGAACCAGTGAAAGATCAGATTTTTGTTATAGACTCATCAAATTCTGGAATACATTTCGATGACGAAAAAATAGTTGTAACTGTTGAAGTCACTGACATGTATGATAATATACAAACCAAACAATGGAATTTTACAGTCGATGCAACTAGTCCAAGTGTCGAATATGCTGTAATCGACAATGGATTTTCAACAAATGACATGACCGGTGTCAATGTCAAATTTAGCGAAGGCATAAACACCTCTGTACCCGAAGACATATCAATGGTTATTAGCAATGGCGAAACACAAAAACAAATACCATTTAATACTATGGTAAGTCCAACTATTGATGCATCTTCAGATATACTCCAGTTCAACAAAACAAACGTGCTTATAGATAGTAAAGATTATGAAATAATCGGTTTCAATAATGTTTCTGACAAAAATGGAAACGATGTATCCGTTAACGAGGACATCGAAATCGATGCATTCAGAAGAAACATTGGTACCAGTGAATGGAACTATGTATCCTTCCCAATGGCAACCGAAGGTACAATGTCTATAGATGCTGCCATGGAAACATCTAAAGACTATACCATGTGGAGATATCACAACGGTGAATGGGAGGTATACAGTCCAGGTGTAAAACACGGATTCACAAACGTTGAAGGTGGACTTGGATACGTGGTAAAAGCCAAAGACAGTTCCTTCACACTCGCACCAAACGTTGAAACCGTATACGACGGTGATGCTGACGAAACTTTAGGCACTACTACAGTATATGAAGGCTGGAACCTGCTAGGATCTTATGAAGAATACGCGGATGATAATCTAGTCCAGCTAGGAAGATTTGTAAGCACCTACTATTACCCACATGGTGAGAGACTACCAAGTAATGGTTTCCCCGCAGGTAACACCGTGTGGTGCTCATTTACAGAGCTCAGTAACGGTCAGGCAAATTATAATGCAGGCGAAATTAAAAGAGTAGACTAAAACACTAAAAAATGGAGGTAAAACGTAATGAGGATGAAACAGACATTAACCATTCTCATTACCATTTTCCTTTTTGTGTCCATGGTCGGTGCAGCATCTGCTGAAACGAGTAAAACACCCCCACACATGGTCTACGGATACATCAAGGATGATGGTAATGGAGTTAGCGGTATCCAGGTAGAGATAAGAACAGACGATGGTACCAAACTGTCAAACGACAAAACCTCTGTCACAACATCTACCGATTCCGAGGGATACTACGAACTCAAACCCAACGGACTGCAGGATGGTAAAACCCTGAGTCTCTATGTAGACGGTGATGATACCGGAAACGACATAACGTACACCACCGGCAAAGTAGAACAGGTCAACCACGAAGGAAACTACCTGAGCGACAGTTCAGATGACGACGGCGGCAGTTCAGGTGGTATCAGTGCACCCGGCACCGGAAAAAGCGACAAGGAAACGAAACAGTTAAAAGCCGAGCTCAAAAACGGTAAAGCAAATACCAATATAAAACAGATCAACAAAGGCGATGAAGTTTCCATCGAATTGGAAAGTGAAGACAAAGACCAGGAGGAACAGCAGAGTATAAAAAGCATATCCTTCAAGAGTAATGGTGAAGCCCAGGACGTCAATATCGAGATCACAGACCACGGAGAAACCAAACCAGAAACCGTGACGGATAGCGGTGACTCCGATACGGAGAAAATCTACAGGTACTTCGAAATCAAGCATGATAACCTAGATAACGAAAACATAGACAGTGCATCCATAACGTTTGAAGTCGACAAGGACTGGGTAAAAGAGAACAATGCAGGACCAACCGATGTAGGCGTCAAGAGATTCCACGGCGATGATTGGGACGAAGTGGAAGTGTCAATGTTCGATGAAACCGAAGACAAATACATCTACAAAGCCAAAACACCCGGCTTCTCGCATTACAGTATCTATCTCAAAGAGACCGGTCAAGATACAGACGGTACATCAGAAACCACGGAAGACACCAAAGAGCAACCCTCAGGAGAACCGGATCAGGAAGATGGTGAAAGTCAGGGAATGCCCGGATTCACCGCTATAGGTCTACTAGCAGCAGGTGCAGGTGCAGCATTCTTAAAAAGAAAACAGGATAAGTGAAGTAATTAGTTTTTAGCTAATTACTTTATTTGTAAGAATCTTTGGAATTAATTCCTTCTGAAGCCACTTGGTCTTTAGCCAAGTGGTAATCCGTTTTTCTACAATTTCCAACAACCAGCAAACATTTTATTTAAGATTCAGTCAATATTAAGTTATAAGTTAAAACTATAAACTTTAAAGTTTATAATATAACAACTAAACCGATAAAAACAGAAGCTGACAACCGTCAGGAAGAATTAAGATGGGTGAGAGGATTTTTCTAAACAGAACCAAAACATTGTTCCATTACCATCTGTTCCATCTTCTACCCCAATATAACCACCGTGCAGTTCAATGATTTTTTTTACTATTGAGAGCCCTAGACCATTACCAGATTTTGTCTTATTGTTACGTTTGAATCTATCGAAAACATAGGGTTTTTCATCATCTGGAATCCCAGGACCCGAATCTTCTACAAATATTTTCCAGTAACACCCGCTATCACAAATACCAATTTTTATTTTACTCCCATCTGGACTGTATTTGATTGCATTATCAACCAAATTAGTAAAAACCTAGTCGACGTCATTGATAAACTTAACAACATTAACTAACAATAATTATTATCAATTACAATGACGTCGCGAAACAGTATTAAACTTGCTACTAAAATATATAATTAATGATAGAACTGTTTCTACCCAAGAACCAGAGTTAAGATTTACTGGGTCACCAATACTGATAATCCCAATAAATATATAAATAATGCATTAATAAAGGACGGTACAAGGAAAACCTAGAACAAACGTAACTTTTATCAGATTTTAACTCGGTGATACATAATGAGAGAGTATAAACCTCCTTTAGACAGCAAAAAAATAGAAATGTCAGAAATTCTTAAAAACCTGGGGTTAACTAGAACGGTCTCCATGACCCTTGCCTGTCTATCTGATGGACAAGAATTGTCATCTAAAGAAATAGAAACTATATCAGGATTGAGACAGCCAGAAGTAAGCTCAGCTACTAAATATCTAATTGAAAAAGGATGGATAGAAATCAGAGAAGAGAAGATTACAACGAATAAAGGGCGACCAACAAAGTTATACACACTGGTTGCACCAATAGATAAAATCACTAAAGATATCGAAGCTGATATATTATCCCAAAATAGAAATATTCTCGATAATATCGAATATCTCAAAGACTTTGTCGACAACCCTCAAAAAATATAAAAATTATACAGAAGCTGGCAGGTTAATCCATGCAATAAACAATAGAATTGTACCAATTGCAAGTTTTAAACCGCCAGGAATTTTATAATTGATTTTTGACTCTATAATATTTGTTATACCTGCTGGAGGAGGCAATATCACAAGAGCCGTCAAAAACAAAGGCACTCCAGCAGCTAAATTATTTTCTGTAAGTGCCAGGTCTAGACCAGTCAATCCAAGGTATAACCCGAGAGCCCAGATGAAAAACTCTCCGATTTTATGTTTGTTGGCTCTTATGTTATCTTCAACTTGTGATGATAAGTTATTACCGGTTTTTTTTTTACTTTTGCATTTTTCAGATTAACACACTCCCTCTAAAAAGTATATAATTACAGAACAAAATTACTATATTTACATATATAAAAGTTAATTGATTAAATTTCAAAATTTGTGTCAATTGGGTTATACCAATTTTTACCAAGAATTCAGGATTATTACAAAATCGGGAAAAATAAGATGGGTTAATGAAGATATAATCGTCCAGTATAACGATAATGGTTCACCTGTATCCTATCAGAGTATAATGTTTGATGTCACTGACAGAAAAAACAAAGAAACTGCGCTCCAGTATTCATTAAAGGAAAAAAGAATTTTGAAAACATTATCAATAACAGTCCTGTAATCGTATTCCAGTGGAGAGCAAGTGGTAATCCAAATGAAATGTGGCCTGTCGAATATGTATCAGGTAACATCTCCAAATTTGGTTATTCACCTGATGAATTTATAAAAGGTAAAATTAAGTATGGAGACATCATATATTCTGAGGATCTGGAAAAAGTTCAATCAGGGCTTTATGAAAAACGTAAGAGTGGAAACTCAAATTTTTCACAGGAGTACAGGATTCTGACAAAATCAGGTTATATCAGATAGGTGGACGAAAGGACGTTCATAAAAAGAAATGACGATGGTGAACCTGTATTCTACCAGGGTATCATAGTTGATAACACAAAGCATAGGTATGCTGAGAACATAATAAATATCCAACATAAAATAGGCTCGTTACTAAATTCTGATGAAAACGTAGATGAAGTGATTGAAGAAGTGATTGAACACGTTCTTGAGATTAATGCTATCGATTGTGGATGCATACATTTTGTCAATGAATCAGGCGGATTGGACCTTGTAACACATAAAGGATTGGTTACATCTCTGGTTTATGATATGTCTTACATAAGTTCAAGTTCATTTGTAACCAAGCTTTTAATGACAGGTAACCCAACATACAAAGACTACTCAGAAATATTACGTAATTCCGCATATAATATTAAACATGGAGAAAGAGCATTAGGTCTTATACCCGTCAAATTTAAAGGAGATACAGTAGCATCTTTAAGTGTATCTTCACATACACATGATAGTTTTCCCCATGAAGTTAAAGTTGCTCTATAGAATATCGCGGATCTGTTGGGATGTTTCATCGGACGGATAACTGTAGAAATAGAATTGGAAGAATCTAAAAAAGAAAGTTGGACAACGTCATTGTAATTAATTGTTATTTTATTTGTTATTTTATTATTTGCTGCTGACTTTTCGGTTTTGAATTTTGGATACAAAATTATAAGTTATTATATTCAATAATTTGGCTATAAACTATCAACTATCAACTATAAACAACTTTGACCATAAAACCTTAAACTTTATAGTCAAAAGGTATACTTTAGGATTAACGACATTATAAAGTATAAAGTATAAAGTTTATACTATTGTATTTTTGCACTATTCAATTAAACTGAACAAAAATTATTGAACAAAGGTTGCCACTTAAAAGTATATACTTTATAGTTTAAACTATAAAATCAAACCTATATAGAAAAAATTATGTATTAAAAAATAATCACAATAAAATAAAAAAGAAGGAAAAAAGATGGCGAAGGAAAAAGCAAAAAACCGAATGGAATTCGGTTTGAAAGGTTACCCAATGGCTCTGCAAGAATACTGCAAACAAATAAACTGGGACCCTGAAAAAGTAAGAATCGCCCTCACAGATGAAGGCATAGCAGATGAAATGTTGTATCTGGATGAACCAAATGTGCAAATAGTAGACGTACTTACACGTTTTCTCTCACTCTCTGAATCCTCAATTTTTGTGATACATGCACCTGTTGGAATGGGGAAAAGCAGTATCAGGGATTTTACGCTAAAGACATTAAATGAGAGTGATGATTATTACATTACTGTTATAAACAATCCGCGATTAACACCTCTACAAATCTTAAAACAGATCCTTAGAGACATCACTGCAGAAGAAAAAACACCAAGAACAATGGATCTTGTTTGGAATAAGGCCAAAAACATACTAAGTGAATTAAAAGAAACAGGAATTTCTACTATTATTTGGATTGATGAGGCTGA includes these proteins:
- a CDS encoding autotransporter outer membrane beta-barrel domain-containing protein, with product MKGIKNIAKFATFLMIMIAVTGMAAGNTTSISPENKVVNSSTNINYEVGNTTSNSGNISVILDKDGDGYYNSSDDRISSNSSFSTSPVDISVNVPDWTDGEYDVYAYDSATVNDGDDLSNNANISTTLTIDDDNPSVSSITTPIYTKSSEDVPVEFTYTEDNPSSVDIIIGSNTESFTLSTSGSSETKTFSSTNLPSSEGKYNITVKITDQAGNTGNKKCENEVTVDDTKPSVTNVQITDVTDDNGFVKSGDTVKIEANIIDNFNDPLQSKYTTKDMFGSGTIDLNYDSGDTYNATFTVDSGANDGEESLTINATDKAGNSNDTETSGTLTIDTTEPTLEDAESVDKTTINVTLSDDGSGINKSSIDTNDFDLSYGNIGLVNSTNVTDGATSQQIIQIELRDPVDSESVDVVLNSSNDGIKDKAGNSNNSGSVTVTGMDSVAPTLDHASKINATKIKVQLSDSGSGIDNSTISSSDFALSTGTISSIDKSSISDGDSDVDLILILDSPVNSDTVTVSLQNDGVADISGNYQTSGSEEVSGMDGVAPTISDYKVVNPNKDNRNLTIEFNSTEKLTNITADIKTDDGSPITTINESNFNEFTSESNYTYNATYEFSSDGWYKVELVTANDSNDNNGSSGDEYISGAVVDTTKPVIDSVTPNNTMVTDDQKVISFNVSDTYPLKLSVKIGNETNLTKYGNNSTVTPTDEPVKDQIFVIDSSNSGIHFDDEKIVVTVEVTDMYDNIQTKQWNFTVDATSPSVEYAVIDNGFSTNDMTGVNVKFSEGINTSVPEDISMVISNGETQKQIPFNTMVSPTIDASSDILQFNKTNVLIDSKDYEIIGFNNVSDKNGNDVSVNEDIEIDAFRRNIGTSEWNYVSFPMATEGTMSIDAAMETSKDYTMWRYHNGEWEVYSPGVKHGFTNVEGGLGYVVKAKDSSFTLAPNVETVYDGDADETLGTTTVYEGWNLLGSYEEYADDNLVQLGRFVSTYYYPHGERLPSNGFPAGNTVWCSFTELSNGQANYNAGEIKRVD
- a CDS encoding PAS domain-containing protein, whose amino-acid sequence is MWPVEYVSGNISKFGYSPDEFIKGKIKYGDIIYSEDLEKVQSGLYEKRKSGNSNFSQEYRILTKSGYIR
- the rdfA gene encoding rod-determining factor RdfA — encoded protein: MLEDYDIPHENDYVTESEDNLALGISNNVNIQTDKQEPIISSCRVCNLLKTDLFNEKQINDWFKEVYSDPENQPSIRMLVDEFNNKILTNLFQEKYPEEDLVFDIDKFRKYIEVYSINTLETIDRETWDIGDAIARKHNIDVLEFSTAFINKYDIKKHLQCLGFNLNDDNKYQKYVNDLKKGFDFSQNVANKALERALNRKLVSGNFKAETIIICEDCGKELRVSDLLKNGHNCSNQR
- a CDS encoding GAF domain-containing protein, with translation MDERTFIKRNDDGEPVFYQGIIVDNTKHRYAENIINIQHKIGSLLNSDENVDEVIEEVIEHVLEINAIDCGCIHFVNESGGLDLVTHKGLVTSLVYDMSYISSSSFVTKLLMTGNPTYKDYSEILRNSAYNIKHGERALGLIPVKFKGDTVASLSVSSHTHDSFPHEVKVAL
- a CDS encoding sensor histidine kinase — encoded protein: MVDNAIKYSPDGSKIKIGICDSGCYWKIFVEDSGPGIPDDEKPYVFDRFKRNNKTKSGNGLGLSIVKKIIELHGGYIGVEDGTDGNGTMFWFCLEKSSHPS
- a CDS encoding PGF-pre-PGF domain-containing protein yields the protein MRMKQTLTILITIFLFVSMVGAASAETSKTPPHMVYGYIKDDGNGVSGIQVEIRTDDGTKLSNDKTSVTTSTDSEGYYELKPNGLQDGKTLSLYVDGDDTGNDITYTTGKVEQVNHEGNYLSDSSDDDGGSSGGISAPGTGKSDKETKQLKAELKNGKANTNIKQINKGDEVSIELESEDKDQEEQQSIKSISFKSNGEAQDVNIEITDHGETKPETVTDSGDSDTEKIYRYFEIKHDNLDNENIDSASITFEVDKDWVKENNAGPTDVGVKRFHGDDWDEVEVSMFDETEDKYIYKAKTPGFSHYSIYLKETGQDTDGTSETTEDTKEQPSGEPDQEDGESQGMPGFTAIGLLAAGAGAAFLKRKQDK
- a CDS encoding PAS domain-containing protein, which encodes MGYTNFYQEFRIITKSGKIRWVNEDIIVQYNDNGSPVSYQSIMFDVTDRKNKETALQYSLKEKRILKTLSITVL
- the tnpB gene encoding IS200/IS605 family element RNA-guided endonuclease TnpB, whose translation is MLKAYKYRMYPNQIQQELIAKHIGACRFIYNWALENKLKSYEQDGKAISRFELNKQIRVLKEDHEWLNEINSQSLQGATLNLENAFTKFFREKSGFPKFKSKKNPVQSFSVPQYYKVDFGNNKVYIPKIGWIKTRLHRSFDGKQRTATITRTPTGKYYISILVDDDKQLPQKQKFDEVNTVGVDVGIKDFAVTSDGEKIDNPRYLKNSIERLKVLQKRLSRKKKGSNNYRKLKHQIAKYHEKIANQREDFQHKLSSRLISENQAVALECLNVKGLLKNHNLAQHITDASWSSFVQKLEYKAEWYGKNIIKIGRFDPSSKICHVCGYYHQDLELKDREWECPDCKTEHDRDINASVNIKKFALDRQNLIGINSPSG
- a CDS encoding MarR family transcriptional regulator, translating into MREYKPPLDSKKIEMSEILKNLGLTRTVSMTLACLSDGQELSSKEIETISGLRQPEVSSATKYLIEKGWIEIREEKITTNKGRPTKLYTLVAPIDKITKDIEADILSQNRNILDNIEYLKDFVDNPQKI